Proteins encoded by one window of Chryseobacterium sp. POL2:
- a CDS encoding relaxase/mobilization nuclease domain-containing protein: MNNSATTRRITKIAIEYNGNDKGTAERVYQNNLLSQNPEQQFTEMKTVADRNKNVKNWALTGYISPEKSIGNQLSNEELTQLALRALKKIGVSNNNQMVLDIHSSTKQRHIHFIVNRVNIHGENTIKAHNIGEVFGKAVREVCKEMNLKTDIEIGKEKKKQMLKALTTSLRISRSFEELINNMKKLGYRVTLSQNEKVGISGMRIVKFEDINHQTEREYKPGYKLSEITNTLKIKDIKQKLQENNERTIVFNSTATEQINKDEKRDSTSVSKQFENIAKELLMPTYTSSPEDELLKKKKRKFR; the protein is encoded by the coding sequence ATGAATAACAGCGCAACCACCAGACGAATTACCAAAATCGCCATCGAATATAATGGCAATGACAAAGGAACAGCAGAACGAGTATATCAAAACAATCTATTAAGTCAGAACCCAGAACAACAGTTTACAGAAATGAAAACCGTTGCAGACCGCAATAAAAATGTAAAAAACTGGGCATTGACAGGATATATTTCTCCAGAAAAATCCATTGGAAACCAATTATCCAATGAAGAACTCACACAGTTGGCATTAAGAGCTTTGAAGAAAATTGGAGTGAGTAATAACAACCAAATGGTTTTAGATATTCATTCTTCAACCAAACAGAGACACATTCACTTTATTGTCAATAGAGTAAATATACACGGAGAGAATACCATTAAAGCCCACAACATAGGAGAAGTCTTTGGGAAAGCCGTTCGTGAAGTTTGCAAAGAAATGAACCTTAAAACCGATATTGAAATTGGCAAAGAAAAGAAAAAGCAAATGCTGAAAGCACTCACAACTTCCCTTAGAATTTCAAGAAGCTTTGAAGAACTGATTAATAATATGAAAAAGCTAGGTTATAGGGTAACACTTTCACAAAATGAAAAAGTAGGAATCTCGGGAATGAGAATAGTAAAGTTTGAAGATATAAACCATCAAACCGAGAGAGAATACAAACCAGGATATAAACTCTCTGAAATCACCAATACATTAAAAATTAAAGATATCAAGCAGAAACTTCAAGAAAATAATGAAAGGACAATCGTTTTCAATTCAACAGCAACAGAACAAATCAATAAAGATGAAAAAAGAGATTCAACATCTGTGAGCAAACAGTTTGAAAATATAGCAAAAGAATTATTAATGCCCACCTACACTTCATCACCAGAAGACGAACTATTAAAAAAGAAAAAACGAAAATTTAGATAA
- a CDS encoding S41 family peptidase yields the protein MLHIVRIKISYILLLFLLSIFKINAQNLTEKQFIEDLEFLKTELPKRHKNLFGKISERKFNQKILEIEKKRQSLNNETFEIELYKLIKKIGDEHTRIEPKYRNIFPIYFDFFKEGIFVVKTDSIHSKLMYKKLNGIETHTIKSVINDYKRIIKDDNKSYFEINFLNFINNPSILKGLNITKSNSEIKSILDNQEFPILATNKENSALTKNTQLLRFKHKNNYWYELIENNKTMYFNYQDCAEQDGKTFEIFNNELFNAIEIQKPEKLIIDLRNNSGGNSAILKPFLENLKTNYLNKKGSLYILIGKKTFSSALMNAIDLKRDYNSILIGEPTSGNVNHYGETRGFYLPNSKIIIGYSTKYWENWKGYSGSLKPDIQIDYSIENFKNNIDEAIEYIKQLEF from the coding sequence ATGTTACATATAGTCCGAATTAAAATTTCATATATTCTCCTCTTATTTCTATTATCAATTTTTAAAATTAATGCACAGAATTTAACCGAAAAACAATTTATTGAAGATTTAGAATTTCTAAAAACCGAATTACCTAAAAGACATAAAAATCTATTTGGGAAAATCTCTGAAAGAAAATTCAACCAAAAAATATTAGAAATTGAGAAAAAAAGGCAATCTCTGAATAATGAAACTTTTGAAATTGAATTATACAAATTGATTAAAAAAATTGGGGATGAACACACAAGAATAGAACCAAAATATAGAAACATTTTTCCAATTTATTTTGATTTTTTTAAAGAAGGTATTTTTGTTGTAAAAACAGATTCTATTCATTCTAAGCTAATGTATAAAAAACTTAATGGAATAGAAACTCACACAATTAAAAGTGTAATCAATGATTACAAAAGAATAATCAAAGATGATAATAAATCTTATTTTGAAATAAATTTTTTAAACTTCATCAATAATCCGAGCATATTAAAAGGCTTAAATATCACCAAATCAAATTCAGAAATCAAATCTATTTTAGACAACCAAGAATTTCCAATTTTAGCAACAAATAAAGAAAATTCTGCACTGACAAAAAACACTCAACTTTTAAGATTTAAACATAAGAATAATTATTGGTATGAACTGATTGAGAATAATAAAACAATGTATTTCAATTATCAAGATTGTGCAGAACAAGATGGAAAGACCTTCGAAATATTTAATAATGAATTATTCAATGCTATAGAGATTCAAAAACCTGAAAAACTTATAATTGATTTAAGAAATAATAGCGGTGGAAATTCAGCTATTCTAAAACCTTTTCTCGAAAATTTGAAAACAAACTATCTGAATAAAAAGGGTTCATTATACATTTTGATTGGTAAGAAAACATTTTCTTCCGCTTTAATGAATGCGATTGATTTGAAAAGAGATTACAACTCAATTCTTATTGGTGAACCAACAAGTGGAAATGTAAATCATTATGGAGAAACTAGAGGCTTTTATCTTCCAAATTCAAAAATAATTATTGGCTATTCAACCAAATATTGGGAAAATTGGAAAGGTTATTCTGGTTCACTCAAACCAGATATTCAAATAGATTATTCAATTGAAAACTTCAAAAATAATATTGATGAAGCAATTGAATACATAAAACAATTAGAATTTTAG
- a CDS encoding type II toxin-antitoxin system HipA family toxin: protein MKQGKFDIYVFADWKGMAAPKLMGILSAHYGKGKKAFGFEYDKDWIKTASQRLIDPDIQFFSGAQFPNNKENFGVFLDSMPDTWGRTLMKRKAAQHAREFGEKPQTLYDIDYLLGVFDKTRMGALRFKTSLDGSFLDDDHENATPPWSSIRELQAAAKNLEDDENIDVKKWLAILMAPGSSLGGARPKANIVDEKGDLWIAKFPSKNDTIDKGAWEFLAYQLALKSGIEMNECRIEKIAGKHHTFFTKRFDREGDDRIHFASAMTMTGNSEENLRFHTASYLDIAEFVMNNGVNINENLHQLWRRIVFNICISNTDDHLRNHGFILTENGWILSPAYDLNPSVEKDGLALNIYMDDNALNLELAKSVGIYFRLSDSEMDAIIAEIQDAVRNWKNIATEIGITRAEQEMMKGAFLY from the coding sequence ATGAAGCAAGGAAAATTTGATATTTACGTTTTCGCTGATTGGAAAGGAATGGCAGCCCCGAAATTGATGGGAATTCTTTCTGCACATTACGGAAAAGGGAAAAAGGCGTTTGGTTTTGAATACGATAAGGATTGGATAAAAACAGCATCTCAACGTTTGATTGACCCAGATATTCAGTTTTTTTCGGGTGCACAATTTCCAAACAATAAAGAAAATTTTGGAGTTTTTTTAGACAGTATGCCAGATACTTGGGGGCGCACTTTAATGAAAAGAAAAGCCGCACAACATGCAAGAGAATTTGGAGAGAAGCCACAAACTCTTTACGATATAGATTATCTTTTGGGTGTCTTCGACAAAACAAGAATGGGCGCTTTGAGGTTTAAAACGTCTTTAGATGGTTCTTTTCTTGATGACGATCATGAAAATGCTACACCGCCTTGGTCGTCTATTCGAGAGCTTCAAGCCGCTGCGAAAAATTTGGAGGATGACGAAAATATAGATGTAAAAAAATGGTTAGCGATTCTTATGGCTCCAGGATCTTCGTTGGGAGGAGCAAGACCCAAAGCCAATATTGTAGATGAAAAAGGCGATTTGTGGATTGCGAAATTTCCTTCAAAAAATGATACGATTGACAAAGGAGCTTGGGAATTTTTAGCATATCAATTAGCTTTGAAAAGTGGCATTGAAATGAACGAATGCAGAATAGAAAAAATAGCAGGAAAACACCATACTTTTTTCACTAAAAGGTTCGACAGAGAAGGCGATGATAGAATTCACTTTGCTTCGGCAATGACAATGACGGGAAACAGTGAAGAAAATTTACGATTTCACACCGCAAGTTATCTCGATATAGCCGAATTTGTAATGAATAATGGCGTAAATATCAACGAAAATCTTCATCAATTATGGCGAAGAATTGTGTTCAATATTTGTATTTCAAATACAGACGACCATCTTCGGAATCACGGTTTTATTTTAACAGAAAATGGTTGGATTTTATCGCCTGCTTATGACCTAAATCCTTCTGTTGAGAAAGATGGATTGGCTTTAAATATTTATATGGATGATAATGCTCTGAATCTCGAATTAGCAAAAAGCGTAGGGATTTATTTTCGATTAAGCGATTCTGAAATGGATGCTATTATTGCTGAAATTCAAGATGCAGTCCGCAATTGGAAAAACATTGCAACAGAAATTGGGATTACAAGAGCAGAACAGGAAATGATGAAAGGGGCTTTTTTGTATTGA
- a CDS encoding helix-turn-helix domain-containing protein, whose product MNKLVLEELKNQIGKLLQLYRLRKGMSQLQLGNELNLSSNHIGRIERAETNPTLENIVKICNFFEIDVLYLFSTLNKNELNNIESEIIDLKEKFKNQNKRKS is encoded by the coding sequence ATGAATAAATTAGTACTTGAGGAATTAAAAAATCAAATCGGAAAGCTTTTACAATTGTATAGATTAAGAAAAGGAATGTCACAATTGCAACTGGGAAATGAACTTAATTTATCAAGCAATCATATAGGAAGAATTGAAAGAGCAGAAACCAATCCTACACTAGAAAATATTGTTAAAATCTGTAATTTTTTTGAGATTGATGTTCTATATTTATTCTCAACTCTAAATAAAAATGAACTCAATAATATTGAAAGTGAAATTATTGATTTGAAAGAAAAATTTAAAAATCAAAATAAAAGAAAATCCTAA
- a CDS encoding helix-turn-helix domain-containing protein: protein MKQQVILPKFNQLLGQMGENIKLARKRRKLTAVQVSERAGIARSTLYLIEKGDASVSLGAYFNVLRVLGLQNDFLKLAADDEFGRKLQDLELLK, encoded by the coding sequence ATGAAACAACAGGTAATCCTCCCAAAATTCAATCAACTATTAGGGCAAATGGGGGAAAATATTAAGCTCGCAAGAAAACGTAGAAAGCTCACTGCTGTTCAGGTTTCTGAAAGAGCGGGAATTGCTCGTTCCACATTGTATTTGATTGAAAAAGGCGATGCAAGTGTTTCTTTGGGAGCTTATTTTAATGTTTTAAGAGTTCTGGGATTGCAAAACGATTTTCTGAAATTAGCTGCTGATGACGAGTTTGGCAGAAAATTGCAGGATTTGGAATTACTTAAATAA
- a CDS encoding RNA polymerase sigma factor yields the protein MKRTDSLPRILKDAQLYELLKKGDPNSLEHIYLRYKRLLFWIGKQIVEDDFVVETLVQDVFLKLWLQRDSIETPNHILGFLRFVLKRDCLTYYSSPRNKFTRLINSLERYENYQDYLAGYDPAQDKELLLLQESEQKNLDEVKKVLNVLDSKRKHLIELCLEYGFQYKPIAEAMGSSVKDISNEVNRAINDLRDIIKGSSFEQPKAKVSEHEKQPNKLSSRQLEILKRRFEHKSSFSVIAQELNLSEKDVHREFLFAYQFLQSKKNTTETLL from the coding sequence ATGAAAAGAACAGACTCTTTGCCTCGGATACTGAAAGATGCTCAGCTCTATGAACTGCTGAAAAAAGGCGACCCAAACTCTTTAGAACATATTTATTTGCGCTACAAAAGACTTCTTTTCTGGATAGGAAAACAAATAGTGGAGGATGATTTTGTGGTAGAAACGCTTGTTCAGGATGTCTTTCTCAAACTTTGGTTGCAACGTGATTCTATTGAAACACCGAATCATATTTTGGGGTTTTTAAGGTTTGTTTTAAAAAGAGATTGCCTCACTTATTACAGTTCTCCAAGAAATAAATTTACTCGCCTTATTAATTCCTTAGAACGTTACGAGAACTATCAGGATTATCTGGCTGGTTACGACCCTGCTCAAGATAAAGAGCTTCTCCTCCTTCAAGAATCTGAACAGAAAAATTTAGATGAAGTGAAGAAGGTTTTAAATGTTTTGGATTCTAAAAGGAAACACCTCATAGAACTTTGCCTTGAATATGGCTTCCAGTACAAACCTATTGCAGAAGCTATGGGAAGCAGTGTAAAAGACATTAGCAATGAAGTGAACAGAGCCATCAATGACCTTCGGGACATTATTAAAGGTAGTTCTTTTGAACAGCCCAAAGCAAAAGTTTCTGAACATGAAAAGCAACCCAATAAACTCAGCAGTCGACAACTTGAGATTCTGAAAAGAAGGTTTGAGCATAAATCGTCTTTCTCGGTGATTGCTCAAGAGCTCAATTTATCTGAAAAGGATGTTCATCGGGAATTTCTTTTTGCGTATCAATTTCTACAAAGTAAAAAAAACACCACTGAAACACTTCTTTGA
- a CDS encoding toprim domain-containing protein: MNCNQFNSIKLEEVLVSLGHHPTKQNEKEAWYLNPFSTETQASFKLNKRNNIWYLHSEGIGGNNIDFMKKYLNASIKEVLEWAERQNFSSFQHQSNSNPKQEALANNYTIIEVKDIQHPALLEYLKSRKVENQTTYLKEIHYQINDKSYFGIGFKNDSGGYEIRNKYSKICLGKKDISTIKNGEESLRIFEGFFDFLSFKNIEDDLQKKPSDYIILNSVSMIPKIKNLIQNYQKVELYFDNDNAGNRAIEMIKSAGENIEDCRILYKNQKDLNEFLMSWEMLKRDTGREYEDLNKINTRKIGR, translated from the coding sequence ATGAACTGCAACCAATTCAACTCTATAAAGTTGGAAGAAGTCCTTGTTTCACTAGGACACCATCCAACAAAACAAAATGAAAAAGAAGCTTGGTACCTCAATCCTTTTTCCACAGAAACACAAGCCTCTTTCAAACTCAATAAAAGAAACAACATTTGGTATCTCCATTCCGAAGGAATAGGCGGAAACAATATTGACTTTATGAAAAAATATTTAAATGCTTCCATAAAAGAAGTTCTGGAATGGGCAGAAAGACAAAATTTCTCTTCTTTTCAACATCAAAGTAATTCTAATCCAAAGCAAGAAGCTCTAGCAAATAATTATACAATAATTGAAGTTAAAGACATTCAACATCCAGCACTTTTGGAATATTTAAAAAGCCGAAAAGTAGAAAATCAGACCACCTACTTAAAAGAGATACATTACCAAATAAACGATAAAAGCTATTTCGGAATAGGCTTCAAAAATGATTCTGGAGGTTACGAAATTCGCAATAAATACTCTAAGATATGCTTAGGAAAAAAAGATATTTCCACCATTAAAAATGGAGAAGAATCACTTCGCATTTTCGAAGGTTTTTTCGATTTCCTTTCCTTTAAAAATATAGAAGATGATTTGCAAAAAAAGCCTTCAGATTACATCATCCTAAACTCCGTTTCGATGATTCCAAAAATCAAAAATTTAATTCAGAATTATCAAAAAGTAGAACTGTATTTTGATAACGACAACGCAGGAAACCGAGCTATCGAAATGATAAAGAGTGCAGGAGAAAACATAGAAGACTGTCGGATTCTATACAAAAACCAAAAAGACCTGAACGAGTTTTTAATGAGTTGGGAAATGCTTAAAAGAGATACAGGCAGAGAATATGAAGACCTGAATAAAATAAACACACGCAAAATCGGCAGATAG
- the abc-f gene encoding ribosomal protection-like ABC-F family protein translates to MLTLQNISYTHPNKDLLFSDINLTVNNHEKTALIGNNGVGKSTLLKIIAGEFQPSNGQINVEVEPYYVPQIFGQFNHLSIAQALQIEDKLNALKEILDGNTSEENFNLLNDDWTIEDRCNEALNHWKLNDLDLSQKMEALSGGQKTKVFLAGISIHQPELILLDEPSNHLDIASRQLLYDFVQTTKSALIVVSHDRKLLNLLNSVCELSKHGIKVYGGNYDFYKEQKQIENNALSQDIQSKEKALRKAKEKERETLERQQKLDSRGKGKQEKSGVARIMMNTLRNNAENSTSKLKSVHAEKIGGLSQDLQELRSSLPDIDKMKFGFDNSALHKGKVLFTATDINFGYGNKPLWENGLTFQITSGERIALKGKNGSGKTTLINLILGNLEQQSGTIYRADNKSVYIDQDYSLLDNTLKVYEQAQQFNTLALQEHEIKIRLNRFLFTKDDWEKPCIALSGGERMRLLLCCLTINSQSPDIIIFDEPTNNLDIQNVEILTTAINEYQGTLIVVSHDETFLEQINIERTIEL, encoded by the coding sequence TCTACTTTACTCAAAATTATTGCAGGCGAATTTCAACCATCAAACGGACAAATAAACGTTGAAGTCGAACCGTATTATGTACCGCAGATTTTCGGACAGTTCAATCATTTGAGCATCGCACAAGCGTTGCAAATCGAAGACAAATTGAATGCTCTAAAAGAAATTTTGGATGGAAATACAAGCGAAGAAAATTTCAATTTGCTGAATGACGATTGGACAATCGAAGACCGTTGCAATGAAGCATTAAACCATTGGAAACTCAACGATTTAGACTTATCACAAAAAATGGAAGCGTTGAGTGGCGGACAAAAAACCAAAGTTTTCCTTGCGGGAATTTCCATTCATCAACCCGAATTGATTTTGTTGGACGAGCCAAGTAATCATTTGGACATCGCCAGCCGACAACTTTTGTATGACTTTGTTCAAACCACAAAAAGTGCCTTGATTGTCGTAAGCCACGATAGAAAATTGCTCAATCTTTTGAACAGCGTTTGCGAATTGAGCAAACACGGAATTAAAGTTTATGGTGGTAATTACGATTTTTATAAAGAGCAAAAACAAATAGAAAATAATGCTTTGAGCCAAGATATTCAAAGCAAAGAAAAGGCATTGCGAAAAGCCAAAGAGAAAGAACGGGAAACTTTGGAGCGACAACAAAAATTGGACAGTCGTGGCAAAGGCAAACAAGAAAAATCGGGTGTTGCCCGAATAATGATGAACACGCTTCGGAACAATGCTGAAAATAGCACTTCAAAATTGAAAAGTGTTCACGCAGAAAAAATCGGTGGACTTTCGCAAGACTTACAAGAGCTTCGTTCTTCCCTACCCGACATTGATAAAATGAAATTCGGCTTTGATAATTCGGCTTTACATAAAGGTAAAGTTTTGTTCACAGCAACGGACATCAACTTTGGTTATGGCAACAAACCGCTTTGGGAAAACGGCTTGACTTTTCAAATCACAAGTGGCGAACGTATTGCGTTGAAAGGGAAAAACGGTTCGGGAAAAACAACTTTAATCAATTTGATTTTAGGAAATTTAGAACAGCAATCAGGAACAATTTACCGAGCGGACAATAAATCGGTTTACATTGACCAGGATTATTCTTTGCTTGACAACACGTTGAAAGTTTACGAACAAGCCCAACAATTCAATACTTTGGCATTACAAGAGCACGAAATCAAAATCCGCTTAAACCGATTTTTGTTTACAAAAGACGATTGGGAAAAACCTTGCATTGCGTTGAGTGGTGGAGAAAGAATGCGTTTGTTACTTTGTTGTTTAACCATTAACAGCCAATCGCCCGACATTATTATCTTTGACGAACCAACCAACAATTTGGACATTCAGAATGTTGAAATTTTGACGACAGCCATAAATGAATATCAAGGAACATTAATTGTTGTGTCGCACGATGAAACATTTTTGGAGCAGATAAATATAGAACGAACAATTGAACTCTGA
- a CDS encoding VapE domain-containing protein — protein MNEQKFLYQSDTPSKTIYDRAMNYLDEKYNIRFNTIALELEIQLKEQVGTWTVLNINSLLIELAQSGIEINMNKLEILVRSHMIQQYNPIREYFENLETWDGIDYIKKLSQYLKTNDDEAFYYHFEKWLTRAVLCSLTKGYVNKQSLVLASHQNSGKSSFLRFLIPPKLENYYTENISIDKDGIISICKNLICNLDELAVLSKSDVNTLKSFISKSSANIRLPYARKAEFLERICSFVGSTNRTDFLTDETGSIRWLIFEVYSFDFEYSKEIEMDKVWAQAYHNAFERKNYNPELTATDIAENEKRNEKYAQVSMEQELISAHFEKSEKTEEFLTATDIMLAMNNALGLRLNNVKIGKALTSLKYQRIKHHKLQVYGYLIKRKTE, from the coding sequence ATGAACGAACAAAAATTCTTGTATCAATCAGACACTCCTTCCAAGACCATTTACGATAGAGCGATGAATTATTTAGACGAAAAATACAACATTCGTTTTAATACCATTGCTTTGGAGTTGGAAATTCAGTTGAAAGAGCAGGTTGGAACTTGGACTGTTCTCAACATCAATTCTTTATTGATTGAGTTGGCGCAGTCTGGAATTGAAATTAATATGAATAAGTTGGAAATTTTGGTTAGAAGCCATATGATTCAGCAATACAATCCAATTCGTGAGTATTTTGAAAATTTAGAAACTTGGGATGGTATAGATTATATCAAGAAACTCTCTCAATATCTTAAAACCAATGATGATGAAGCATTTTATTATCATTTTGAAAAATGGCTAACAAGAGCGGTATTGTGTTCGCTTACAAAAGGCTATGTCAATAAACAGTCATTGGTTTTAGCATCTCATCAAAATTCAGGGAAATCCTCATTTTTACGATTTTTAATTCCGCCAAAATTAGAGAATTATTACACCGAAAATATCTCCATCGACAAAGATGGTATCATTTCCATTTGTAAAAATTTGATTTGCAATCTAGATGAATTGGCGGTTTTATCTAAATCCGATGTTAATACTTTGAAATCTTTCATCTCAAAAAGTAGTGCAAATATTCGTTTGCCTTATGCAAGAAAAGCTGAATTTTTAGAAAGAATATGCTCGTTTGTAGGTTCTACCAATCGAACTGATTTTCTTACCGATGAAACAGGAAGTATTAGATGGTTAATTTTTGAGGTGTATTCTTTTGATTTTGAATATTCCAAAGAAATTGAAATGGATAAAGTCTGGGCTCAAGCATACCACAATGCTTTTGAAAGGAAAAATTACAATCCCGAATTAACCGCAACAGATATCGCTGAAAACGAAAAGCGAAACGAGAAATATGCACAAGTTTCAATGGAGCAAGAACTGATTTCCGCTCATTTTGAAAAATCTGAAAAAACAGAAGAATTTCTCACAGCAACTGATATTATGTTGGCGATGAATAACGCTTTAGGATTGCGGTTAAATAACGTGAAAATAGGAAAAGCACTTACCAGTTTGAAATACCAAAGGATAAAACATCACAAACTTCAAGTTTATGGTTATCTCATCAAGAGAAAAACTGAATAA
- a CDS encoding plasmid mobilization protein: MEKDFLEEFVKKSLEENEKKADGEKRKKHFQEIGRKGGLKKKTSQQFSKVISVRLTEKEFDEIEKQASKYHLKISKYVRMILTEKELKINEFKTEEVLLQYGNHFIRIKNLLRHRAFSEFENKKQILHEIETVTTLIYQYLYEKQNKQKPT; the protein is encoded by the coding sequence ATGGAAAAAGACTTTTTAGAAGAATTTGTCAAGAAATCCTTAGAAGAAAATGAAAAGAAAGCCGATGGTGAAAAGAGAAAAAAACACTTTCAGGAAATCGGCAGAAAAGGAGGTTTAAAAAAGAAAACATCACAACAATTTTCAAAAGTTATTTCCGTAAGATTAACCGAAAAAGAGTTTGACGAAATAGAAAAGCAAGCCTCAAAATATCACTTGAAAATATCAAAATATGTAAGGATGATTCTTACTGAAAAAGAATTAAAGATCAATGAATTTAAAACCGAAGAAGTGCTGCTTCAATATGGAAATCATTTCATCAGAATTAAAAATTTATTGAGACATAGAGCGTTTTCCGAATTTGAAAACAAGAAACAAATCCTCCATGAAATTGAAACCGTCACTACACTGATTTACCAATATCTGTATGAAAAACAAAACAAGCAGAAACCCACATAA
- a CDS encoding helix-turn-helix domain-containing protein, with product MDVNEISFENLPKAVAHLTNEIAEIKSMVQNAKISEPKEKRIPIGIEDVCKIIGKAKPTIYTLVRQRKIPCYKNGKKLYFFEDELLEWISKGKKKTLLEIESEALKYHNRNR from the coding sequence ATGGACGTAAATGAAATTTCTTTTGAAAACCTGCCAAAAGCAGTTGCTCACTTAACGAACGAAATTGCCGAAATTAAATCTATGGTTCAGAATGCGAAAATTTCTGAACCGAAAGAAAAACGCATTCCTATTGGAATTGAAGATGTATGTAAGATAATAGGGAAAGCCAAACCTACAATTTATACTCTTGTAAGGCAAAGAAAAATTCCGTGTTACAAAAACGGTAAAAAACTCTATTTTTTTGAAGATGAACTTTTGGAATGGATTTCTAAAGGTAAAAAGAAAACCTTACTAGAAATAGAATCCGAAGCTCTGAAATATCATAACCGAAATAGATAA
- a CDS encoding site-specific integrase, which produces MKELLKTKVTVRLRKAEFRKEWYIYLESYPVMIKGKKNPQRIREYLNRSVTTVDFDKKRPAKTTQKSISYKPKRDDNGIIICKSENDRETMFYADSVRKLRQREYDNIELYNEIDLIKSEQKEKSQENFVKYFEALIKRRHKNNSESIKINWERAIDFLISYEGSEIPFSKIDIKFCENFKTFLLNAPRGGNKNGKLSQNSASTYFSVFKAALKQAFIDGYFTTDISAKIKSIPAQETRREYLTIDELNTLVETPCENDVLKRAALFSALTGLRHSDIQKLKWNEINMDNGQPRINFTQKKTKGVEYMPISQQALEICGEPKSPNDLVFENLTNPAWINRPLKTWVAKAGINKNITFHCFRHTFATLQLSSGTDIYTVSKMLGHTNVKTTQVYAKVIDEKKNKAAEAIQLKSLKNQSE; this is translated from the coding sequence ATGAAAGAACTTTTAAAAACTAAAGTCACCGTAAGGTTGAGAAAAGCAGAATTCCGAAAAGAATGGTACATCTATTTGGAGAGTTATCCTGTGATGATAAAAGGCAAAAAAAATCCTCAAAGAATTCGTGAGTATCTCAACCGAAGTGTAACAACTGTAGATTTTGATAAAAAAAGACCAGCGAAAACGACTCAAAAGTCAATTTCTTATAAACCTAAAAGAGACGATAATGGAATTATTATTTGCAAAAGTGAGAACGATAGAGAAACAATGTTTTATGCAGATTCAGTAAGGAAATTAAGACAAAGAGAATACGACAATATTGAGCTTTATAACGAAATTGACCTGATTAAATCGGAACAAAAAGAAAAATCTCAAGAAAATTTTGTTAAATATTTTGAAGCATTAATCAAAAGACGACACAAAAATAATTCTGAATCAATTAAGATAAATTGGGAAAGAGCAATTGACTTTTTAATCTCTTATGAAGGTTCTGAAATCCCTTTTTCTAAAATTGATATTAAATTTTGTGAGAATTTTAAAACCTTTCTTTTGAATGCACCTCGCGGTGGAAATAAAAATGGGAAATTATCTCAAAATAGTGCATCAACTTATTTTTCTGTTTTCAAAGCGGCATTGAAACAAGCTTTTATTGATGGTTATTTTACCACAGACATTTCTGCAAAAATAAAATCTATTCCTGCCCAGGAAACAAGAAGAGAATATTTAACGATTGATGAACTTAATACTTTAGTTGAAACGCCTTGTGAAAATGATGTCTTGAAACGAGCGGCGCTTTTTTCGGCATTAACAGGTTTGCGACATTCTGATATTCAAAAACTGAAGTGGAATGAAATAAATATGGATAACGGACAGCCAAGAATTAATTTCACGCAAAAAAAGACAAAAGGCGTAGAATATATGCCTATTTCTCAACAGGCTTTAGAAATTTGTGGAGAACCAAAATCGCCAAATGATTTGGTTTTTGAAAATTTAACCAATCCTGCTTGGATTAATCGTCCATTAAAAACTTGGGTTGCAAAAGCGGGAATCAATAAAAATATCACTTTTCATTGTTTCAGACATACTTTTGCTACGTTGCAACTTTCGAGTGGCACTGATATTTACACAGTAAGCAAAATGTTGGGACATACCAATGTGAAAACCACACAAGTCTATGCAAAAGTGATTGATGAAAAGAAAAATAAAGCGGCGGAAGCGATACAATTAAAATCTTTAAAAAATCAATCTGAATGA